AATGGGTTGGAAAGATATGCAAAAAAGTGGGCGTGATGTGGAAAAAATAGTGCTTGCTAAGGCATTAAATCTAGCCTTAGAAGAAAAGATTTTTACCTATAATAATAAAACAATTGTGTTTTAAGGTTTATTTGCCATTTAAAATTTCTTTGATTGCCTGAATGCGTTTTGTATCGCTTGGGTGTGTAGATAAGAAGTCTGAGCCACCTTTGCTTTTTGCTGCCATTTTTTGCCAAAAAGTGATTGCTGCTTGTGTGTTATAACCTGCTTTTTGCATTAAAGTGATTCCAACTTCATCTGCCTCTAGCTCGTGAGAGCGACTAAAAGGAAGCATTACGCCAACATTGCTACCTATATTGTATGCTTGATTAAAAAGTGAAGCGTATTCTGGAGTTTGTGATTGCACAACAAGCCCCAAGATACTGCCGCCAATTTGGCGGATATTTTGCATACTCATTCTCTCTGCCCCGTGTCTTAAAATGGTGTGTGCAATCTCGTGAGAGAGAACAACAGCAAGCTCATCATCATTGCTAACAAGCTCAAGCAAACCTGTATAAACAAAGACTTTTCCTCCGGGCAAGCAAAAGGCATTAATCTGTTTATCTTCTAAAACATAAAATTCCCATTGAAAATCAGGGCGATTGGAAACATTTGCGATTTTGCTTCCAACGCGTTGTGCCATTTTAATTTGTGTGGTATTGTTGCTAATCTTAGCGCTTTTTAAAATCTCTTTAGCGCTTTGTTCTCCTAGAGAGATTTCTTGTTGATTGCTTAAGAGCATAAGTTGTGAGCGATTTGTGTAATCTGTTGAAGCGCATCCATAGAAGAAAATAAATGTTATTGCAAGTAATAAGTAGTGCATAGATTTCCTTGTAAAAATTTTGCGTATATTTTATACAAAATTTTTAAATGGAATCTAAAATTATGTGATTTTAAAAAAGATTAAGTTTAAAGTTACATAATTTCTTAAAAAAGGAGGTGTAATGGATTTATTTGCACATAAAGATATTTTAAAGGTAAAAGAAAAAAATACGATAGAAGTTAGAAATCCAGCTACACAAGAGATTTTAGCTTATATTAAAAAAACAGATAAAAATGCATTAAAAAAAATTATTTATAACGCAAGTAAAGCGCAAAAAGAATGGGCAAACATTTTAGCTGAAGAGAGAGCAGATGCGCTAATGCGTTTTTTTAATCTAATGCTAGAACATAAAGATTTTTTAGCAGAGATTATGACAAAAGAGCAGGGCAAGCCTTTAAGTGAAGCTAGGGGTGAGATTGTTTATGCAGCTTCGTTTATTAAATGGTTTGCAGAAGAGGCACGCCATATTTGTGGGGATATTATGGAATCCAAAATGCAAGGACAAAAACTAATGACTATAAAACAGCCCATTGGTGTGTGTGCGGCAATTACGCCTTGGAATTTTCCATCGGCAATGATTACACGCAAGATTGCTCCAGCATTAGCAAGCGGCTGTGCTATTATCGTAAAATCCTCTTCTTTAACACCGCTTAGTGCGTATGCGCTTGAATTGCTTGCAAAAGAAGCCAAAATTCCAAAAGGCATTTTTGTGGTGGTTAATGGTGATTCTAATGTGATTGGTGATGAATTGTGCGAGAATGAGATTGTGCGTAAATTAAGCTTCACTGGCTCAACAGAAGTTGGAGCAAAGTTGTATGCAAAGTGTGCAAAGAGTATTAAAAAGCTTAGTATGGAGCTTGGTGGGAATGCCCCTTTTATTGTCTTTGATGATGCAAATTTAAAGGAAGCAGTGCAAGGGATAATGGCTTCAAAATTTCGCAATAGCGGTCAAACTTGTGTGTGTGCAAACCGCATTTATGCACAAAGTGGAATCTATCCTAAGCTATGTGTGGAGTTAGAAAAAGCAATGCAAGAATTAAAAGTGGGGAATGGATTGGAAGAAGGTGTTAATCAAGGACCTTTAATTAGTCAAAACGCTTTAGAAAAAGTCAAAGAACACATCGCCGATGCGCTCAAAAAAGGGGCGAAACTTCTAAAAGGAGGCAAGGAACATACGCTTAGTGGAACTTACTTTGAGCCTACATTAATCTGTAATGTGGAATCTAATATGCTGGTGGCAAAGGAAGAAACTTTTGGACCGCTAGCACCGATTTTTAAATTTGAAAGTGAAGAAGAAGTTATTACTATGGCAAATGATACAGAATTTGGCTTGGCGGCGTATTTTTTCACACAAGATTATAAGCGACAATGGCGTGTTGCTGAAGCATTAGAATATGGAATGGTAGGGATTAACACAGGGTTAATTTCTAATGAAGTTGCTCCCTTTGGTGGCGTTAAACACAGCGGTTTAGGGAGAGAAGGTTCAAAATATGGATTAGAAGAATATATGGAGCTTAAATATTTATGCTTAAGCTTAACGTGAGTTTGGCTATAATTGCGCTTTGAATTTTTAAATAAAAGGTTTTTCTTTGCGAGTATTGTTTGAAAAATTGATGTGGAATGCGCGGTTGTTTATTATTTTGGCGGTGATTTTATCGCTTGTGGGTTCAATCTTGCTTTTCGTTGTGGCAAGTGTGGATATTATAAAAGCGGCAAAACAGACTTATTTATATTATATTGGAGCATTATGGGAGGGAGCAGATATTCATAATATTTTGCTAAACTCTATTATTATGGCGATTGATTTGTATCTTATTGCTGTGGTGCTTTTAATCTTTGCCTTTGGTTTGTATGAATTATTTATTAACAAAATTGAAGTTAAAGATGAGAGTCAATCTAAAGTATTAGAGATTCATACACTAGATCAACTTAAAGATAAGCTTGCAAAAGTGATTGTTATGGCGTTAATTGTTGCGTTTTTCTCAAAGGTGTTAAATATGGGAATGAAAACAACGCAAGATATGTTGTTTTTTGCGATTTCTATTTTATCGCTTGCTGTTGGGCTGTATTTCTTACACAAAGATTCCAAACATTAAGGAAGTGTGATGAAAACCTTAAAAGATTGGTTAAAAGTTGGAATCCTTTTTTGTATTTTAAGCGCAATGGCGCAAGCAAAGGATTTACAAGTAGTTCAGAGTTTTAGTGCAAACTTTGAACAAAGGGTACATTCTGCTGATAACAAAGGAAGCACACTAAAATATACAGGCACTCTAAAGGCATTAGCCCCAACTAGCGTGCTATGGAAGTATGAAACGCCTATTCCAAAAGAGATTTATATTGATAATGGCACAATGATTATCTTTGAGCCAAAGCTTCAACAGGCAATTTTCACACAATTACAAGAAAATATGGATTTGCTAAGTTTGCTTAAAAAAGCAAAAAAAATTAAAGAAAATCATTATGAAGCGGTGATTTTAGGGCAAAAATACATTCTATTGCTTAAAGATGGAATCTTAAAAGAATTGCGTTTTGTTGATGCTCTAGGCAATAAAGTAGAGATTGTTTTTACTAAGATTGTGATTAATAGCAAGATTGATGAAGGCATTTTTGAGTTTAATCCCGCTGGAGATATTGATATTATCTATCATTAAAGAGTGTGTAAAATTGGTAAAAATTTGTGAATTTTCTCTAAAAATTTAAATATTTTTTGACTTATTTGTAGAAAAGTGCGTTAGAATAGAACTTGATTCAATCTTATTTAAGGAGTCAAGTATGGGAACAATTACACTTATTAATAATGAAACAGGTGAAAAGTTTGACTTTGATTTAATTGACTGCACAAGGGGACCTAAAGCGGTTGATTTTAGTAAGTTGTTTGAGCGCACAAATATTTTTTCTTATGACCCGGGATATGGTTCAACAGCGGGTTGTGAATCTACAATTAGTTTTGTAGATGGTAAAAATGGGCGTTTGCTTTATAAGGGCTTGCCCATTGAAGAAGTAGTAGAAAAATATCGCTTCACCGATGTTGCAAAACTTTTGATTACAGGGGAAGTGCCAAAAGATGAGAAGGAATCTAAAGAGTTTGATTTGGAATTGCGTCATCGTGGGTTTTTACACGAAGGGCTAATTAATATCTTTAGCGCATTCCCAGATGGCGGACATCCTATGGCAAATCTAAGCTCCGCTGTTGCGGCACTCTCTACATTCCATTTTGATCACAATGAAATGGAAGAAGAAGATGATTATCAAACAATGGCGCGTAGAATCATCGCAAAAATCACAACTTTAGTCGCATTTTCTTATCGTAATTCTATTGGAGCACCTTTTATCTATCCAGATATTAGTAGGGATTATGTGGAAAACTTTTTGTATATGTTGCGTGCATATCCCGGAGGCAAGCTAAAATACACACTTAAGGGAGAAGAAGAGATTACCCCATTAGAAGTTGAGGCGTTAGATAAAATCTTTACACTTCACGCTGATCACGGGCAAAATGCTTCTACAACAACGGTGCGTAATGTTGCTTCCACAGGTGTGCATCCTTATGCAGCAATCTCTGCGGGCATTAACGCGCTTTGGGGACCAGCACATGGGGGAGCAAATGAAAAGGTTTTAGTTCAACTTGCAGAAATTGGCGATGTGAAAAATGTAGAGAAATTCGTAGCACGCGCAAAAGATAAAAACGATCCTTTTAGACTTATGGGCTTTGGACATCGCGTGTATAAAAGCTATGATCCACGCGCAAAGGCGATTAAAGCATTAAAAGATGAGCTTGATAAAAAAGGTATTAGAATGAATGCGCGTTTTAGTGAGATTGCTGAAAAATTAGAAGAAGTGGCATTGAGTGATGATTATTTTAAAGAGAGAAATTTGTATCCTAATGTGGATTTTTATAGTGGGATTATTTTAACAGCACTTAGGATTCCTGTGTCGCTATTTACGCCAATTTTTGTGATTGGTAGAATGCCCGGTTGGTGCGCACAAGTAATGGAACATATCAAAAATCCACACGCAAGAATTACGCGTCCAAGACAAGTTTATTTGGGTAAATAAAGCTTAAGAGGTAAAGAGTGATTTTATTTTTTATGCGATACAATGCGCGCTAATTTTTAAGTTAGGAAAGATAATGCAAGAATGGAATCCTAAAAGTTGGCGTAGCAAAGTCGCTTTACAACAGCCTATTTACAATGATTTAGAAGTGTTAAATCGCATTCAAGATAAACTTAGTAAATATCCGCCATTAGTGTTTGCTGGGGAAGCAAGATCGCTAAAAGCACACTTGGCAAAGGTTTCACGCGGGGAAGCATTTTTGCTACAAGGTGGCGATTGTGCGGAGAGTTTTGCGGATTTTAATGCAGTAAGAATTAGGGATTTGTTTAAGATTATCTTACAAATGGCAGTGGTTTTAACCTATGCTGGAGCTTGTCCGATTGTAAAAGTTGGACGCCTAGCGGGGCAGTTTGCAAAACCTAGAAGCAGTGATACAGAAACTCTTAATGGAATCACTTTACCTAGTTATCGTGGAGATATTATTAATGGCATAGAATTTAGTGCCAAAGCTAGGGAAGCTAATCCAAATAGGATTTTGCAAGCTTATCATCAATCCGCTGCTACGCTAAATTTAATCCGTGCCTTTGCGCAAGGGGGTTTAGCAGATTTAAATCAAGTGCAAAAGTGGAATCTTGATTTTGTCAATAATGCTCAAAGTGAGAGATTTTGCGAAATGGCAGATAAAATCACGCAAGCCTTAGCGTTTATGGAAGCGTGCGGAATCACAGCAAAAAATACTCCAACCTTACACGAAACGGAGTTTTTTACTTCACATGAAGCATTGCTTTTAAATTATGAAGAAGCCTTGACGCGCAAGGACCATTTGACAGGTGATTGGTATGATTGTTCAGCACATATGTTATGGATTGGAGAGCGCACACGCAATTTAGACGGAGCGCATTTGGAGTTTTTGCGTGGCGTTGGAAATCCTTTGGGGGTAAAAATTGGACCAAATGCTACAAAAGATGATATTTTAGGGATTTGTGAGATTTTAAATCCAAGCAATGAAGCAGGACGATTAAATTTTATTGTTAGAATGGGCGCAAGCACAATCCTTGATAGACTTCCAAAGCTTTTGGAATCCATTAAGAGCGAGGGTAAAGAGATTGTATGGAGCATTGATCCAATGCACGGCAATACAATAAAAGCAAGTAGCGGTTATAAAACCCGTTCTTTTGATAGTATTTTAAGTGAAGTGAAAGCATTTTTTGAAATCCACAAAAGTGTCGGCACTTATGCAGGTGGCGTGCATTTGGAGATGACAGGAGAAGATGTGACAGAGTGTGTGGGAGGAATGCAAGCAATCACGGAAGAAAATTTGGGTTGCAACTATAATACACAATGTGATCCGCGCTTAAATGCAAGCCAAGCCATTGAACTTTCCTTTTTAATCGCTGATGTTCTAAAACAAAGGCGCATTTAACTCAAGGATTCCATATTCTAAAATATGGAATCCAAAATCAAACTGCTTTGTAAAATATTAAAGGACGCTTATTATTTTTTTAATTTTTTATAAAACTTTGTTTAAAAATAGCTAAAATTATGATACAATTCTGAAATTTTTAAATCTATCGCTAAGGATAAAAGGTATGAGAATTTTGATTATTGAAGATGAAGTTAGTCTTAATAAGACTATTACAGAGGGCTTAAATGAGTTTAGTTATCAAACAGATGTTGCAGAAAACTTAAAAGATGGTGAGTATTATATTAGTATTCGTAATTATGATTTGGTGCTTGCAGATTGGATGTTACCTGATGGTAGTGGATTAGAGATTATTAATCAAGTTAAGAATAAATCTCCACGCACAGCAGTTGTGGTAATTTCTGCAAAAGATGATGCGCAAAGCGAAGTGGAAGCATTAAGAGCGGGTGCAGATGACTTTTTAGCAAAACCTTTTGATTTTAGCGTTTTAGTTGCTAGAATTGAGGCGCGTTTGCGTTTTGGCGGAACAAATCTTATTGAAATTGAAGATTTAGTAATTAATCCTGATGAAGAGAAGATTACTTATAAAGGACAAGAGATTGAGCTTAAAGGTAAGCCTTTTGAAGTATTAACACATCTTGCACGCCATAGAGATCAAATTGTTTCAAAAGAGCAATTACTAGATGCAATTTGGGAAGAGCCAGAGCTTGTAACGCCAAATGTTATTGAAGTGGCAATCAATCAAATTCGCCAAAAAATGGACAAGCCTTTAAATATCGCAACGATTGAAACAGTAAGGCGCAGAGGTTATAGATTCTGCTATCCAAAGAGCGTTTAATCTCTTGCAAAAGCTCTTTTTATATATTTGTATCGCCCTTGTGGCGGTATTTTCTACTTTTTTTTATGCGTGCTTACACATTGTAACTTATCAAAATATAGAATCCAAATTACAACAAACTATCAAACAAGATCCCTTTAATGAAAAAATTTCGCAAATTCAACAAGATATTAGCCAAGAAGTTAGGAATCTAGAAACTTTTGGTATTGTGCTAGTAGCGTTAAATTGCGCATTTTGGATTCTAATTATAACGCTATTGTGGAAAGAAAAGCAAAGATTAAAGACAACTATTGCAACTCTAAATACACTAAGTGAGCCTAGCGCATTTAAATATTTGGAGAAAAATCCCCTAGAACAAGCTTTGAAGGGATTGTTAGAGCGCATACAAGAGTATTATGAAATCCAAAAACAACTTTATAGTGGGATTGTACACGAGTTAAAAACGCCCTTAGCAGTGATTAAAGCCAAATGCGAAGTTACCTTGTTAAAACCGCGCGAAAATGTAGTTTATATCAATGCCCTAAAAGAAAATATACAAAGTGTCAATGTAGCGCAAGCTAGCATTAAGGCGTTGTTTGATTTGCAAAACTGCCAAATCCACAAAGAAAGCCCCAAAAAGCTTGTTATCCAAAACGAACTAGAGAATATCACAAGAGATTTTGCTTTGTTGCATAAAGATAGAAAGTTTGATTACAAGCTTCAAGCACAAGGCTTAGAGCTAGCAATTCAGCCATCACTTTTAAGACAGATTATTCAAAACTTTCTGCAAAATGCTTTCAAATTTACCCCAAAAGATAAGGCAGTTTCTTTAAAAAGCTATGTGGAAAATGGAATCTTAAAAATAGAAGTTTTAGATGAAGGATGTGGAATTGCCACTAATTTTGATGTTTTTGCGCCTTTTAAAAAGAATGGAGAGCAAGAGGGAATAGGGCTTGGGCTGTTTTTGGCTAAAAGGGCAGCACAGGCTCTAGGTGGAGAAATCAAACTAGAAAATCGCAAGGATACACAAGGGGCTATTGCAACTTTTACGCTTAAAATTTAGTTTCTATTTTAGGAACAGAAATTGCTACAACACTTGTATTAAGGAGTTGTTATGCAAAGGATTGTTTTAAGTGTGTTAATGCTCTCTAGTGTGGCGTTTGCTGCTCCAAAAGTGGATTTTAAAAATGCTTGTGTGCCTTTAGCGCAGTTTTCAAAGTCTCAAAAAGAAGTGCTTTTACGCTCTTATCTTGCAGGAGAGAGTGAGGGGTTTGGACTGACGCTTGCAGCCATTGCGTGGAAAGAATCTTGCGCAGGTGAGTATAAAATGAATTTTCAAGATCCAAGTGCTGGTAATTTTCACGCCTATATTCCGGGCGTGATTAATCGCTACCCACAATTAAAACAAAATGGTTTTACGCAAAATATGGTAGGCGCAATGCTTGTAGAAGATGATGAGTTTGCTGCAAAAATCGCTATTTTGGAGCTAAAGTTTTGGCAAAAAGAACATAAAGGCAATTGGAAAAATATTATTAAGTCTTACAACAAAGGTTATAGCTGGAAAAAAAGCCAAAGCGCAAATACGCAAGCTGAGAAATATTATCAAGAAGTTGCGTGGCGCATTAGAGAGTTAGAATCCTATTTTAAAGGACGGGATATAAAACAAGTAGCATTAGAGCTTCCAAAGGCGCATAAGGAATACAAAAAAGCAAAGGAACAAGACAAGCAAGAAAACTTCTATGCTTATGAGAAAGATTTAGCTTCAAATGATTTTAAGTTTTTACCCATTTATCAAGTAGGCAATGAATTTGCAGCACCTTATACACCTAAAAAAACAGTATTAAAAGACTTTGAATTGTTAGAGATTTATTGATTGCATTAATTAAAATAGAAATGTTTATTAAATTTGTTACTAAAAGTAACTTTAACTTCAAATTTACTTTACTTTAAAAATTCTAATAAATCCCTATTAAATGGAATCTGATTTTATTTCTTAGAATATTATCTTTATAAAATATAAAATTTAATAATATTATTTTATTTATTTTTTAAAAAATAAATTGTAGATTTACAAAATTTTTAAAAAAGGAGAAAGAAGATGCAATACACTTCAAAAAGAAATTTTTCTTACAATAAACTTGCTGGGTTGTTTATTGTTGGATTATCAACTCAATTATTAGCTGCGGGGGGGGGGGGCTTTTCTAGATAGCCAAAATTTAGAATCTAGTCCTACATCTACTTCAAAAACACTAAATTCTACACAAACCAAAAATACAGATCCTTTTAAAGGCGAGGGAAACAAAACAGAATTAAATGCTGGAGAAAAAATCAATCAAGATATAACTCTTAACGGGGGAGGAAATATCCCTGGTGTGCCACCAACACCTTCACCTTCACAAACATTTATTCTTTCAAAAAATGGTGAAATTTTAGGTAATATTGATATGGAAAAAGGCGTGACAGGTCTTGGAAATACTCTTGGAATAAATTTATATGGAGATAAGGCATTGATGAGCGGAAATATCAATGCAAAAGCGGGACAAGCCTTTATAGCACTTAGGGGAGGTTCTAAAATCACTGGAAATATTAATATAGGGGAAAACGGATTTACCAAATTCGTTATTACAAATAGCCCATCTATTGCTGGACAAAACCATCATAATAACCCTCCAGAAATTGGAACAAATACTATTTCTAGCAAAATAACCGTAAATAAGCTTGGAATGTTAAATATTAGAGCTGAGAATGATAAGGCTTTCAAGATTAATGGTTCTATTGATAACAATGGCGGTATTGTTAATTTGGCAAGCTATAGAAATAGATTCGTTGGTGGAACATATAAGTGTGGTGAAAACAATAATCATACTTGTATAGTTAATGGATACACAATGGAAATGCAAGATGGCTTTATATTTTCTAAAACTGGTGATTACCATTTTAAAAACACAAATGGTGGAAAAATAGGGCTTCATTCTTGGAATTTTACAGAAAGTGGTAGAATCATTATTGATACTGATGGGCAGGATAAGAGAGAAGAGAATCTTAAAAATGTAAAGTTTGGAGAGTTTAATGAGTTTCCGGATCATCCTAATTATCCAAATTTTGTGCGTCCAAAGGAAGAAGAAACAATAACAGAGATGTCAGGTGCTCAGTCCATAAAAACAGATACTAAAACTACACCTATAACCATCACCCTCTTTGGCGATGATAAAATCTTCGCTAAAGGCTCTTATGTCCAATATCTTGTTTTAACCCCTGAAGAAGAAAAAAGAATCTGTAACAATGGAAATTGTGGTGATGTTAATAAAGGCACAGGTATCTATGATAAAGACGGCAGACATAATGTAGCAGGACATTTTATTGAAGGGGGAGCAGGAGCTAATGGAGAAAGTAACTTTGCAACCTTACTCCATGAAGGAAAAGTCATTAAACTTAGTGTTGGTGGTGGAGATACTATTGCACCTGTTGTTCAAGCAGATGGTTTAATTGGTGAATTAAAAGTTAATGATGATACTCCCGGCTCCACTATTGGTTCTAATCAAATTAATGCACTAAATACTAATATGACACAAACCTTTAACACCCTTAAAGAAATCTCTACTAAAACTTTTAGAACAGAGCATACTAATCTCTCAAGCTATAATACTCTAAAAGAACAAGTAGCTTATGCTCTTTATAATCATTCTAAAAATGCTTCAAAGAATAATTCTTTAGATAACAATCCTACAAACAAGAATCTTTCTAGTAATAATTTAAAAAATCATACCAATAATAATCTCTTGAGTTATAATGCAAAGAATTCTTTAAATGATAATATAAATCTATTGGATAATACTAGTAACCCAGGTAATACAAATATTGCTAGTAATGTAAGTAATATAAATGCTTTGACAAATCCTGCAAGCAACACTTCAGGGAATAACACTTTAAGCAATGTTTCAAATAACACTAACTTAGAAGCTTATGCCACAGATGAACAAATTACTACTTATGCTACTTATGCACAAGCTGGTGCATCTGATGCTTTACTCTATGATGAAATCAATAAAGGCTATACAGATTTAGATCTCTTAAGAGCCTTAGATGATATTTTTATTAAGCAAAATAAAAAAGAAAGTGATCTTTATACTTATGCAGTGCCTTATTATAATTACATTAAAGATAAATCTTTAGGATTAGGCACCACAAAAACAAATAGTTATGGATTGCTAGCTGGAGGACAATTAAATTCTAATTATGGAGTTTATGGCTTTTATATTAATTTAGAAAACTCTAAGAGAGAAAACAACACAACAAGCACAGATACAGATAGCACAAGTTATTTAGCAGGATTAACTTATTACAATGCCTTCCATAGATTTTCTAATAAAGAACTCTATGTTAGTCTTAATACAATGCTAGGAACTACAAAGAGTGATGTCTCTATGATAGATAGTGATTCTTATAAAGATGATTTTGACTTTGATTCATTAAATTATGGAGCAGAACTAAGAGCTGGAGTTAATATTTATAATGTCTTAACTAATAGTTATTGGACACCAGAGTTAGGTTTAATCTATACAGGAATGGCAGTAGATTCTTATGAGATTAAACATACAAAGCTTACAGAATATTATGATAAAACAACAATTAATCTCTTAGAAGGGGTTGCAGGATTAAGATTCCATCACGCTTATAATCAAACTACACGCTTTAATGCAGCACTAGGAGCTAAGTTTAGACTCTATGATGATGCAAAAAGTCAAATGAAAATTGCAGGAGAGACATTAGCAAATCCTTTGTTTGCTACAAGAGATATTAAACTTCCAGATACTTCTTATTATGTGCAATTTGGTCTTGTTAAACTTCTAGGAGATAATGTAGAGTTAAGTCTAAACTATCAAGGAAACTTTGCAAAAGATATTCAAGGACATACTGCCTTTGCTAGAATTGGATATTGGTGGTAAGGAGAGAAAATGCAAAGAATAATACTAACTTTACAACAAGAGAAACAAATAAAACAAAACAAAAGTCTAAGCTATCAAATACAGCAGGCTTTACAACAAAATAAACAAAGCAAACAACAAATAAAACAAGTTAAACAAATCAACAAACAAAACAAAAAGACTTCCTATGAAGTCTTTAAAACAACACTAACTTCTTTTTTAGGATTATGTTTATTAGGAAGTTTAAATCTTGCACAAGCAAAAGACAATTTTAATCCTAGTAAAGAATATAAACAAAATTGTTCTATCTGTCATGGAGCAAATGGATTAAAAGCTCCACCTGGAGGTAGAGAAACACAACTTATTGGTGCAATGCTAAAAGATTATGTGTATCAAAGACTTATTGATTATGCAAGTGATAAAGGAGGAACACCGGGAAATAACTTTATTATGTTTGCAGTAATGGATGAATACCAATACACTAAAGAAGAAATCAAACAACTAGCAGAGTATATTACAGATTTAGGGCATAAGGAGATGGAGTAGGGGGATCTTTCTCTCTAGTTAGGAGCATTTTATAAAATTTTATTCTAAATTCTGCAATAAATCCACAATGCTTTGCTAGAATTATATCTTTAATTTTTAATGTTTAAGGATAAAAATGGAGATGTTTTATAATTTAGTAGGCGCGACAAGTGGGTTTTTATATACTTATTGGCTTGTTTTTGCTCTGATTTTATGTGGGTTGTATTTGACAATTAGGACGCGTTTTATTCAAGTTAGATTTTTAAAAGACGCATTTTTGGTGTTAAAAGAGCGTGGAAACAAGGAACATATTACGCCCTTTGGTGCGTTAATGATTTCTACGGCTTCAAGAGTTGGAATCGGAAATATCGTTGGTGTTTCTGTGGCGATTGCTGGTGGTGGTGTTGGTGCGTTATTTTGGATGTGGATTACTGCTATTGTCGGTGGAGCCAGCGCGTTTGTAGAATCTACTTTAGCGCAAGTATATAAGCGCAGAGATGGAGAACATCACTATAAAGGCGGTCCTGCATA
The Helicobacter winghamensis ATCC BAA-430 DNA segment above includes these coding regions:
- a CDS encoding sensor histidine kinase; amino-acid sequence: MQKLFLYICIALVAVFSTFFYACLHIVTYQNIESKLQQTIKQDPFNEKISQIQQDISQEVRNLETFGIVLVALNCAFWILIITLLWKEKQRLKTTIATLNTLSEPSAFKYLEKNPLEQALKGLLERIQEYYEIQKQLYSGIVHELKTPLAVIKAKCEVTLLKPRENVVYINALKENIQSVNVAQASIKALFDLQNCQIHKESPKKLVIQNELENITRDFALLHKDRKFDYKLQAQGLELAIQPSLLRQIIQNFLQNAFKFTPKDKAVSLKSYVENGILKIEVLDEGCGIATNFDVFAPFKKNGEQEGIGLGLFLAKRAAQALGGEIKLENRKDTQGAIATFTLKI
- a CDS encoding autotransporter outer membrane beta-barrel domain-containing protein → MPPTPSPSQTFILSKNGEILGNIDMEKGVTGLGNTLGINLYGDKALMSGNINAKAGQAFIALRGGSKITGNINIGENGFTKFVITNSPSIAGQNHHNNPPEIGTNTISSKITVNKLGMLNIRAENDKAFKINGSIDNNGGIVNLASYRNRFVGGTYKCGENNNHTCIVNGYTMEMQDGFIFSKTGDYHFKNTNGGKIGLHSWNFTESGRIIIDTDGQDKREENLKNVKFGEFNEFPDHPNYPNFVRPKEEETITEMSGAQSIKTDTKTTPITITLFGDDKIFAKGSYVQYLVLTPEEEKRICNNGNCGDVNKGTGIYDKDGRHNVAGHFIEGGAGANGESNFATLLHEGKVIKLSVGGGDTIAPVVQADGLIGELKVNDDTPGSTIGSNQINALNTNMTQTFNTLKEISTKTFRTEHTNLSSYNTLKEQVAYALYNHSKNASKNNSLDNNPTNKNLSSNNLKNHTNNNLLSYNAKNSLNDNINLLDNTSNPGNTNIASNVSNINALTNPASNTSGNNTLSNVSNNTNLEAYATDEQITTYATYAQAGASDALLYDEINKGYTDLDLLRALDDIFIKQNKKESDLYTYAVPYYNYIKDKSLGLGTTKTNSYGLLAGGQLNSNYGVYGFYINLENSKRENNTTSTDTDSTSYLAGLTYYNAFHRFSNKELYVSLNTMLGTTKSDVSMIDSDSYKDDFDFDSLNYGAELRAGVNIYNVLTNSYWTPELGLIYTGMAVDSYEIKHTKLTEYYDKTTINLLEGVAGLRFHHAYNQTTRFNAALGAKFRLYDDAKSQMKIAGETLANPLFATRDIKLPDTSYYVQFGLVKLLGDNVELSLNYQGNFAKDIQGHTAFARIGYWW
- a CDS encoding c-type cytochrome, with amino-acid sequence MQRIILTLQQEKQIKQNKSLSYQIQQALQQNKQSKQQIKQVKQINKQNKKTSYEVFKTTLTSFLGLCLLGSLNLAQAKDNFNPSKEYKQNCSICHGANGLKAPPGGRETQLIGAMLKDYVYQRLIDYASDKGGTPGNNFIMFAVMDEYQYTKEEIKQLAEYITDLGHKEME